A window of Gavia stellata isolate bGavSte3 chromosome 29, bGavSte3.hap2, whole genome shotgun sequence contains these coding sequences:
- the IL22RA1 gene encoding interleukin-22 receptor subunit alpha-1, which produces MKQFLIVLAVFSVVGIVTTERSSCLKHAAFSSTNFENILTWETEADIPPGTVFDVQYKQYGEKSWLSKPECQSITQPFCNLTRETENFTEHYYARVRATGQNYCSSNWVCSERFQPRKETIIGAPEVEYIPYVRSIKFLIQPPYTPLRGEDDHQLTVEDICSKFGAVDYHLTIFNQRTHQKLTKNEHNKEFEVFNLEPDTEYNGTVYINLLQRSSKAQVFWVKTLADNTWLLYCFVALAFCAGLVFAAISYVIYKYVKQYSAQPMSLDFRGISSFQPLTLTVEHIIKPISLTKPSLLIPEVQLSYISQHLDRALEPPWSFRPPETACHQQQTDVPTFRLPTQPSCLASTAPTGYAPQIAEQNIPTAASSKILPLTYGVCVKGTDHVDNKNSQPNQMLKEVSPDSFVGGKLISQMLGKSCSHWNYKEQGPNWALWNNSDIKESVLLQGSPGQTQQLLLQTDVMESKACVSQLSLSLLEQGGCYRQQTAELPLLLSSVKVDTDYVPEDESLSSLSAALLLSVSTANNFPGENNTEQWMLPDSFSHSANKLQFPETQETEILTAPKELSCTSLNNIVSQDTISDWDNGTPLTMLFKDLDLKVLWDQDENTQFY; this is translated from the exons ATGAAGCAATTTCTGATCGTCTTGGCTGTATTTTCAGTGGTCG GCATTGTGACTACAGAGAGGTCATCATGTCTGAAACATGCAGCGTTTTCTTCTACAAACTTTGAGAATATTCTGACATGGGAAACTGAAGCAGATATTCCCCCTGGCACTGTATTCGATGTCCAATATAAACA GTATGGAGAAAAATCCTGGCTTAGCAAGCCTGAGTGCCAGAGTATCACGCAGCCTTTCTGCAATCTCACTCGTGAAACAGAAAACTTCACGGAGCATTACTACGCCAGGGTGAGGGCCACTGGCCAGAACTACTGCTCCTCCAACTGGGTGTGCTCAGAAAGATTTCAACCCAGAAAAGAGA CTATTATTGGAGCACCAGAAGTGGAGTATATTCCTTATGTACGGTCCATAAAGTTTCTTATACAGCCCCCCTATACTCCACTGAGAGGTGAGGATGACCACCAGCTAACCGTAGAGGACATCTGTAGCAAATTCGGTGCTGTTGATTATCACTTAACAATATTCAACCAAAGGACACACCAAAAG ttGACAAAGAATGAACACAACAAAGAATTTGAAGTTTTCAACTTGGAGCCAGACACTGAATATAATGGAACAGTATACATAAATCTCctccagagaagcagcaaagctcaAGTATTTTGGGTTAAAACACTAGCAG ACAACACATGGCTTCTCTACTGTTTCGTGGCACTCGCATTCTGTGCTGGACTGGTGTTTGCTGCAATTAGCTATGTGATCTATAAATATGTCAAGCAATACAGTGCACAGCCTATGTCTTTG GACTTCAGAGGGATTTCGTCGTTCCAGCCTCTTACACTGACAGTGGAACATATTATAAAGCCCATTAGTTTAACCAAACCTTCACTTCTCATCCCTGAAGTGCAGTTATCATACATCAGCCAACATTTGGACAGAGCGCTGGAGCCACCATGGTCTTTCCGTCCACCAGAAACTGCCTGTCATCAGCAACAGACGGATGTACCGACATTCCGGCTGCCCACTCAGCCATCCTGCTTGGCAAGCACAGCTCCTACTGGTTATGCTCCTCAAATAGCTGAGCAAAACATTCCTACTGCCGCATCCAGCAAAATTCTGCCCCTAACCTATGGGGTGTGTGTCAAAGGCACGGACCATGTTGACAATAAGAATTCGCAGCCAAACCAAATGCTAAAGGAAGTTTCTCCAGATAGTTTTGTTGGCGGAAAGCTCATAAGCCAGATGCTGGGCAAGAGTTGCAGCCATTGGAATTACAAAGAACAGGGGCCCAACTGGGCATTGTGGAACAACAGTGACATAAAAGAGTCAGTTCTCTTACAGGGGAGCCCTGGGCAAACACAGCAACTGCTGTTGCAGACTGATGTGATGGAAAGTAAAGCGTGTGTATCCCAGCTGTCACTGTCTTTGCTGGAACAAGGAGGATGTTATAGACAACAGACAGCAGAACTGCCACTGTTACTGTCTTCAGTGAAGGTTGACACAGACTATGTTCCAGAGGATGAATCGCTGTCATCTCTATCAGCAGCCCTCCTCCTCTCAGTCAGTACTGCTAACAACTTCCCTGGAGAGAACAACACGGAGCAGTGGATGTTGCCAGATTCATTCTCACATTCTGCAAATAAATTGCAGTTCCCAGAGACtcaagaaacagaaatcttAACAGCACCAAAGGAGCTAAGCTGCACAAGCCTGAATAATATTGTGTCGCAAGACACTATCTCGGACTGGGACAATGGCACTCCTCTCACTATGCTGTTCAAAGACTTGGACTTAAAAGTACTGTGGGATCAGGATGAAAACACACAGTTTTATTAG
- the IFNLR1 gene encoding LOW QUALITY PROTEIN: interferon lambda receptor 1 (The sequence of the model RefSeq protein was modified relative to this genomic sequence to represent the inferred CDS: inserted 1 base in 1 codon) — translation MSTCGVRVLMALCFLWQTRGHVQLPPPQNVTLLSKDFDMILTWTPGEGCPPDVTYTVRYESQERVNKWMKIPHCKNIRSTSCNLTCVLPNFVKVRARVKAVSGQLQSPWVESQFKEYYLDVELAPPVLNVNVTENLIHVNAAFPLATCVESFSWMYDLNLWEAGSEDKKQYEGIFRKNTVTIDTTALRGNYCLSARSSFQSIDFKHSKFSQPVCVLLNHKAAEWKFPFSATIPVFVLPILLTSAFIICLLKQDAKRKKMPHALDLSHLKAAGPVFHCEPSEKEFFRDYLICTEKPVSQRKTNKTSARNNLPWMASFLSSSSSEEEEEEEEEEDSSTFIPYTEMPQFPKRHLNCQPSRTAQGETSLDSGSGGLSVDSESVLDLSTLGFSFFPVRKNEVDTSESQGNEKTSLSHSSSLGRISLTDVKFPGPREHGQHDTDRDECLEMSPLQTLMEGICAKLPADKHYLHRNAHHFTKYYQKPIVDLHVQTGEISQLSEDPSTEXAHFLSDITDGRR, via the exons ATGTCTACCTGTGGAGTCAGAGTCCTGATGGCACTGTGCTTCCTGTGGCAGACTAGAG GTCATGTTCAACTTCCCCCTCCTCAGAATGTTACACTACTGTCAAAGGATTTTGACATGATTTTGACATGGACTCCAGGAGAAGGCTGTCCACCAGATGTGACATACACTGTGCGGTATGAAAG ccAGGAACGCGTAAACAAATGGATGAAGATTCCTCATTGCAAAAATATTCGCAGTACCTCTTGCAATCTGACTTGTGTGCTTCCAAACTTTGTTAAAGTCCGGGCTCGAGTAAAAGCTGTTTCTGGACAACTCCAGTCGCCATGGGTAGAATCACAGTTCAAGGAATACTATTTGGATG TGGAACTGGCTCCCCCAGTGCTAAATGTGAATGTCACGGAGAACTTAATCCATGTGAATGCTGCCTTCCCTTTGGCCACCTGTGTGGAGAGTTTCTCTTGGATGTATGACTTGAACCTTTGGGAAGCTGGATCTGAAGACAAG AAGCAATACGAAGGTATCTTTAGGAAGAATACAGTGACTATCGACACCACTGCACTTAGAGGCAACTACTGTTTGAGCGCCAGATCTTCCTTCCAAAGCATTGACTTCAAGCACAGCAAATTCTCCCAACCAGTGTGTGTGCTATTAAACCACAAAG cagcagaatgGAAGTTCCCATTTTCTGCCACGATCCCTGTGTTTGTCCTCCCCATTCTTTTGACAAGTGCCTTCATCATCTGCTTGCTGAAACAAGATGCTAAGCGGAAGAAGATGCCTCATGCTTTG GATTTATCTCATTTAAAAGCTGCTGGACCAGTCTTTCACTGTGAGCCCAGTGAAAAGGAATTCTTCAGGGACTATCTTATCTGCACAGAGAAGCCAGTATCACAAAGGAAGACAAACAAAACTTCAGCAAGAAACAACCTGCCATGGATGGCTTCTTTCctctcatcatcatcatcagaagaggaggaggaggaggaggaggaagaagacagCAGTACTTTCATCCCATACACTGAAATGCCTCAGTTTCCAAAGAGACATCTCAACTGTCAACCATCCAGAACAGCTCAGGGGGAAACTAGCTTGGACTCCGGATCTGGAGGTCTGTCTGTGGATAGTGAATCTGTGCTTGACCTAAGTACTTTGGGTTTCTCATTCTTTCCAGTGAGAAAGAATGAGGTGGACACCTCAGAATCCCAAGGAAATGAGAAGACATCCCTTTCTCACAGTTCCTCTTTGGGAAGAATATCCCTCACTGATGTGAAATTCCCAGGCCCGAGGGAACATGGGCAGCATGATACAGACAGGGATGAATGCCTGGAAATGAGCCCTCTTCAAACACTGATGGAGGGGATTTGTGCCAAACTTCCAGCCGATAAGCACTACCTGCATAGGAACGCTCATCATTTCACGAAGTATTACCAGAAACCAATAGTTGATCTGCATGTCCAGACCGGTGAGATATCACAGCTCAGTGAGGATCCCAGCACTG CTGCTCATTTCCTTTCAGACATTACAGATGGCAGAAGATGA